One Ignavibacteriota bacterium DNA segment encodes these proteins:
- a CDS encoding TIGR00730 family Rossman fold protein has translation MEFLSSPEARTLRILSEFLGPQRRFRLEKVRDTIVFFGSARILSKKDALKEYRALQKGTDARGRGGSGLSKEMQDAAVRVDMSKYYEDTVQLAKQMTEWSRSLQEPGRFMICSGGGPGIMEAANKGAHMGGGRSVGLNISLPFEQFANPYVTPDLSLEFHYFFMRKFWFAYLAKALVVMPGGFGTLDELMEMLTLIQTQKITKKIAVIIYGSEYWKNVLDFDYLISRGVVSKKDLSLFKAYDDVDSAAAYLKEFLTRHYVKGSK, from the coding sequence ATAGAGTTCCTGAGCAGCCCTGAAGCAAGAACTCTGCGTATCCTTTCTGAATTCCTCGGGCCTCAACGGCGTTTCCGTCTGGAGAAGGTCCGGGATACGATCGTGTTCTTTGGGTCCGCCCGGATCCTGTCGAAGAAGGATGCGCTCAAGGAATACCGGGCTCTTCAGAAAGGCACGGACGCACGGGGCCGGGGGGGGAGCGGCTTGAGTAAGGAGATGCAGGATGCTGCCGTGCGGGTGGATATGTCGAAGTACTACGAGGACACGGTACAGCTGGCGAAGCAGATGACGGAATGGTCGCGTTCGCTGCAGGAGCCCGGCCGTTTCATGATATGCTCCGGCGGCGGGCCGGGGATCATGGAAGCAGCGAACAAAGGGGCACACATGGGCGGCGGCAGGTCGGTCGGCTTGAACATCAGCCTTCCGTTTGAGCAGTTCGCGAATCCGTATGTGACCCCTGACCTGAGCCTGGAGTTCCATTATTTCTTCATGCGAAAATTCTGGTTCGCGTATCTGGCCAAGGCACTTGTCGTCATGCCGGGTGGTTTTGGGACGCTCGACGAGCTGATGGAGATGCTGACGCTCATTCAGACCCAGAAGATCACGAAGAAGATCGCAGTGATCATCTACGGAAGCGAGTACTGGAAGAACGTCCTCGACTTTGATTATTTGATCTCGCGTGGTGTCGTGAGCAAGAAGGACCTCTCGCTGTTCAAGGCATATGATGACGTGGACTCAGCGGCAGCCTACCTGAAAGAATTCCTTACGAGGCATTATGTGAAGGGGAGCAAGTAG
- a CDS encoding SpoIID/LytB domain-containing protein codes for MISAQPVLAVGIMEGRKEIAGAFSGPYVDAAGVHRDGTFVCRHNGAAWEFSCGGSVTVFRDADLRFSPASPASVVRLEDVTIGINFHWERKEPQIFHGGLRLHHIPEYGITAINEVPLEEYLKSVISSEMSATAPAELLQAHAITSRSWLVAMLERRSQEVVPPPGIRTGSGGTEVVRWYTREDHTHFDVCADDHCQRYHGVTKIISAAAAEAVEATRGMFLVYGNEVCDARFYKACGGRTENFASAWEDQEIPYLESVMDADTIRAPITTEEAMHQWLVDPPDAYCNTADPEILRQVLPSFDQETTDFFRWTVTYPAAELDALIEARSGLHFGRIRSLEPVRRGPSGRLTALRIVGAAQTVIVGKELEIRRWLSPSHLYSSAFTIATTPGPDGFPSEFRLTGAGWGHGVGLCQIGAAVMATRGVPPEKIVLHYFPHASLQRLY; via the coding sequence ATGATCTCTGCACAACCTGTCCTCGCCGTTGGCATCATGGAAGGCCGGAAGGAGATCGCCGGTGCCTTCAGCGGACCGTATGTTGATGCCGCCGGAGTGCACCGGGACGGGACATTCGTCTGCCGGCACAACGGCGCGGCCTGGGAATTCTCATGCGGTGGTTCTGTGACCGTATTCCGTGATGCCGATCTCCGTTTCAGCCCGGCATCGCCGGCTTCCGTCGTTCGCCTGGAAGACGTTACCATCGGGATCAACTTTCACTGGGAGAGGAAGGAACCGCAGATCTTCCACGGGGGATTACGCCTGCATCATATTCCGGAATACGGCATCACGGCGATCAATGAAGTTCCCCTCGAAGAGTATCTGAAGAGTGTCATCTCGTCCGAAATGAGTGCGACAGCACCGGCGGAACTCCTGCAGGCGCATGCGATCACGTCGCGAAGCTGGCTGGTCGCGATGCTTGAACGCCGTTCGCAGGAAGTGGTGCCACCGCCGGGGATCCGTACCGGATCCGGAGGGACGGAAGTCGTGCGCTGGTACACCCGTGAGGACCACACACATTTTGATGTATGCGCCGACGACCATTGCCAGCGCTACCATGGGGTCACGAAGATCATCTCTGCCGCAGCGGCAGAGGCCGTGGAAGCGACGCGGGGCATGTTCCTGGTGTACGGGAATGAGGTCTGTGACGCGCGATTCTACAAGGCGTGCGGTGGACGCACGGAGAACTTCGCCTCGGCATGGGAGGACCAGGAGATCCCGTACCTCGAGAGCGTGATGGATGCTGATACCATTCGTGCGCCCATCACGACCGAGGAGGCGATGCACCAGTGGCTCGTTGATCCGCCGGATGCCTACTGCAATACCGCTGATCCCGAGATCCTCCGCCAGGTCTTGCCTTCATTCGATCAGGAGACGACCGATTTCTTCCGGTGGACGGTCACCTATCCGGCGGCAGAATTGGATGCGCTCATCGAAGCGCGGTCCGGGCTTCACTTCGGCCGTATCCGTTCGCTCGAGCCTGTGCGCCGCGGCCCGTCCGGCCGCCTGACGGCACTCAGGATCGTCGGCGCAGCACAGACCGTGATCGTTGGCAAAGAACTGGAGATACGCCGCTGGCTGTCTCCGAGCCACCTGTACAGCTCCGCGTTCACCATTGCCACAACGCCGGGACCTGATGGCTTTCCTTCTGAATTCCGCCTCACGGGAGCTGGGTGGGGGCATGGCGTCGGGCTCTGCCAGATCGGCGCCGCCGTCATGGCCACCCGTGGCGTTCCGCCGGAGAAGATCGTTCTCCATTACTTTCCGCACGCCTCCCTCCAGCGCCTGTATTGA